One Pseudodesulfovibrio senegalensis DNA segment encodes these proteins:
- the hflX gene encoding GTPase HflX gives MVLVGDPTSIYIPELPRSRTGAGRLRGLRLMHTHLAGERLSQEDLMDMVFLRLDNVMSLSLSGNEPESAEVAYLLPPNAEGRNYEMLPSSRWDRLDVDLDATVQALEDEFARVQEGVEVDGDGERALLVSVDTAPKPAQERALDELAELAKTAGLLPAGTMIQRVRKLNPKYILGRGKLADLEVQALQANASIILFDQDLAPAQLRNIADVTERRILDRTQLILDIFAQHATSRAGKLQVEMAQLKYALPRLVGRNRAMSRLMGGIGGRGPGETKLEVDRRRARDRLTKLKKELANVRKQRGQTRERRHKAGLPIVSLVGYTNAGKSTLLNTLTNSEVLAENKLFATLDPTSRRIRFPKDREVVLTDTVGFIRRLPPDLKEAFQATLEELESANLLVLVADASHPEVEEQVEAVRTILNDMDMQDVPTVLVLNKWDSLTLDEREVITNIFPEGIPAVALKRRSLEPVVEAILAGLPRSRY, from the coding sequence ATGGTGCTTGTTGGTGACCCCACCTCCATCTATATCCCCGAATTGCCGCGTTCGCGCACCGGGGCCGGCCGTTTGCGCGGGCTCCGGCTCATGCACACACACCTTGCCGGGGAACGGCTGTCGCAGGAAGACCTTATGGATATGGTTTTTCTGCGGTTGGACAATGTCATGTCACTGTCCCTGTCCGGCAATGAGCCGGAAAGCGCGGAAGTGGCCTATCTGCTGCCTCCCAATGCCGAGGGGCGCAACTATGAAATGCTGCCTTCCAGTCGTTGGGACCGGCTCGACGTGGATCTCGATGCCACGGTGCAGGCCCTTGAGGACGAATTCGCCCGCGTGCAGGAAGGCGTTGAGGTGGACGGCGACGGAGAGCGCGCCCTGCTGGTCAGCGTGGACACCGCGCCGAAGCCGGCTCAGGAACGGGCGCTTGACGAGTTGGCCGAACTGGCCAAGACAGCCGGACTTTTGCCCGCCGGGACCATGATCCAGCGGGTGCGCAAGCTCAATCCGAAGTATATTCTCGGGCGCGGCAAACTGGCGGACCTCGAGGTGCAGGCTTTGCAGGCCAACGCCTCCATCATTCTTTTCGATCAGGATCTCGCCCCGGCTCAACTGCGCAACATTGCGGACGTGACCGAGCGGCGCATACTGGACCGCACCCAGCTCATTCTGGATATTTTTGCCCAGCATGCCACCAGCCGCGCCGGGAAGCTGCAGGTGGAGATGGCGCAGCTCAAGTACGCGCTGCCGCGTCTTGTGGGACGCAATCGGGCCATGTCCCGGCTCATGGGCGGTATTGGCGGCCGTGGACCGGGTGAAACCAAGCTGGAAGTGGACCGCAGGCGTGCCCGCGACCGTTTGACCAAGCTCAAGAAGGAACTGGCCAATGTGCGCAAACAGCGCGGCCAGACCCGCGAACGTCGGCACAAGGCGGGATTGCCCATCGTTTCTCTGGTGGGTTACACCAACGCTGGCAAATCCACGCTGCTGAATACATTGACCAACAGCGAGGTGCTGGCCGAGAACAAGCTGTTCGCCACGCTTGATCCCACCAGCCGCCGCATCCGTTTTCCCAAGGACCGCGAGGTGGTGCTGACCGACACCGTGGGATTCATCCGCCGCCTGCCGCCGGACCTGAAAGAAGCGTTTCAGGCTACGCTCGAGGAATTGGAATCCGCCAATCTGCTGGTGCTGGTGGCCGACGCCTCGCATCCCGAAGTGGAGGAACAGGTGGAAGCCGTGCGGACCATCCTGAATGACATGGACATGCAGGACGTGCCCACCGTGCTTGTACTCAACAAGTGGGACAGCCTGACGCTGGACGAGCGGGAAGTGATAACCAACATCTTTCCGGAAGGCATCCCGGCCGTGGCTCTCAAACGCAGGTCGTTGGAGCCCGTGGTGGAGGCCATCCTCGCGGGGTTGCCTCGCTCACGGTATTGA
- a CDS encoding IMP cyclohydrolase: MDALPIKRALLSVTDKSGLAEFASFLVEKGVELVSTGGTRKMLQDAGLPVTPVSEVTDFPEILGGRVKTLHPNIHGGILADKDNPEHLEVLREFNIEPFDMICVNLYNFAEAARKGLALKDAVEQIDIGGPCMLRATAKNFHSICVVPGVEHYDRIRKEIEDNGAISLALRKELATETFSITSKYDAMITEYLAGHDA; this comes from the coding sequence ATGGACGCGTTGCCCATCAAAAGAGCATTGTTGAGTGTTACCGACAAATCCGGGTTGGCCGAATTTGCGTCGTTTCTTGTGGAAAAGGGTGTTGAACTGGTTTCCACGGGCGGAACAAGAAAAATGCTGCAGGACGCCGGACTGCCCGTGACTCCGGTCAGTGAAGTCACCGATTTCCCGGAAATCCTCGGCGGCAGGGTCAAGACCCTGCATCCGAATATCCATGGCGGCATTCTTGCCGACAAGGACAATCCCGAACATCTGGAAGTGTTGCGCGAGTTCAATATCGAGCCGTTCGACATGATCTGTGTCAATCTTTATAATTTTGCCGAAGCCGCCCGCAAGGGGCTGGCCCTCAAGGACGCTGTCGAGCAGATCGACATTGGTGGTCCGTGCATGCTGCGCGCCACGGCAAAGAATTTTCACAGCATCTGCGTGGTGCCCGGTGTGGAGCATTACGACCGCATCCGCAAGGAAATTGAGGATAACGGCGCGATTTCACTTGCGCTGCGCAAGGAGCTGGCCACCGAGACTTTCAGCATTACCAGCAAGTATGACGCCATGATCACTGAATATCTTGCCGGGCATGACGCCTAG
- the fliE gene encoding flagellar hook-basal body complex protein FliE, whose translation MINKSAALQAYQNNMGTLQRNKRQQNIENTVADGLAKPQEPRTSFEDTVKQSLNKVNDMQSEKTAMIESFAAGENTNVHELMITMQKAGLAMNMTSAVRGKVLSAYQEIMRMQF comes from the coding sequence ATGATCAACAAGAGCGCGGCCCTTCAGGCCTACCAGAACAACATGGGAACCCTGCAGCGCAACAAGCGGCAGCAGAACATTGAAAACACGGTGGCCGACGGCCTTGCCAAGCCGCAGGAACCGCGCACCTCGTTCGAAGACACTGTCAAACAGTCCCTGAACAAGGTCAACGACATGCAAAGCGAGAAAACGGCCATGATCGAATCATTCGCGGCCGGTGAAAACACCAACGTCCATGAACTGATGATCACCATGCAAAAGGCCGGACTGGCCATGAACATGACCAGCGCTGTCCGCGGCAAGGTCCTGAGCGCGTATCAGGAAATCATGCGGATGCAGTTCTAG
- a CDS encoding cation diffusion facilitator family transporter: protein MASPSPKHYVYYSIAASLITLGLKFGAWGMTGSVGLLSDAMETLVNLTAGILALIALTVALRPADRQHTYGHGKAEYFASGAEGMLITIAAVGISYAAVDRFMNPQAVSNLGLGLGLALLSSVVNFVTAKLMLRAAKRFDSITLEADAKHLLTDVWTSVGLVAGLAILLVAPQWQILDPIIACIMALNIVRTGLDLLKRSMGGLMDDALPQDEICAIAQAISDNIGGQYAYHALRTRKAGSARFIDFHLLLPGERSVQYSHDLCLRVEDAIHEKLPNAQITIHVEPLEDAASWDGKKVGGLCKTVIETGEECSFEQKQKKKS, encoded by the coding sequence ATGGCTTCGCCCTCTCCCAAGCACTATGTCTACTACTCCATCGCCGCATCCCTGATCACGCTCGGGCTGAAATTCGGCGCCTGGGGCATGACCGGTTCGGTGGGGCTGCTTTCCGACGCCATGGAAACGCTGGTCAACCTCACCGCAGGCATTCTCGCCCTTATCGCCCTGACCGTGGCTCTGCGCCCGGCAGACCGGCAGCACACATACGGGCACGGCAAGGCCGAGTACTTTGCCTCCGGGGCTGAAGGAATGCTTATTACCATTGCGGCCGTAGGTATCAGCTATGCGGCAGTCGACCGTTTCATGAATCCGCAGGCCGTTAGCAACCTCGGATTGGGACTGGGGCTGGCCCTGCTCTCGTCCGTGGTCAACTTTGTCACGGCCAAACTCATGCTGCGCGCGGCCAAACGGTTCGATTCCATTACGTTGGAAGCGGATGCAAAACACCTGCTCACGGACGTATGGACTTCGGTAGGGCTCGTGGCCGGACTGGCCATTCTGCTGGTCGCGCCCCAATGGCAGATACTTGACCCCATCATCGCCTGCATCATGGCCCTGAACATCGTGCGCACGGGCCTCGACCTGCTCAAACGTTCCATGGGCGGCCTCATGGACGATGCCCTGCCCCAGGATGAGATTTGTGCCATAGCCCAAGCCATCTCCGACAACATCGGCGGCCAGTATGCCTACCATGCCCTGCGCACACGCAAGGCCGGCTCCGCACGTTTCATCGATTTCCACCTGCTCCTGCCCGGTGAACGCAGCGTGCAATATTCGCACGACCTGTGTCTGCGCGTGGAAGACGCCATTCACGAAAAATTGCCCAACGCCCAGATAACCATCCATGTGGAACCGCTGGAAGACGCGGCTTCCTGGGACGGGAAAAAAGTGGGCGGCCTGTGCAAGACAGTCATAGAAACCGGCGAAGAATGTTCCTTTGAACAAAAACAAAAAAAGAAAAGCTGA
- the plsY gene encoding glycerol-3-phosphate 1-O-acyltransferase PlsY: MSIVLILFAFFIGSLPFGLYIAKTFRNIDPRKDGSCNTGATNVARLCGTRYGIAVLVLDVLKGAIPVIMANIWGAGWILLSIIMLGAVLGHVYSPFLNWKGGKAVATTIGVFLAASFWPALFAVAACAAVIALSGYVSLGSLTFAVCLPLFSLLSGNIHLLPVATILMVLMFWRHRENIQRLARGEEKPWRTKKSNQD, translated from the coding sequence ATGTCCATCGTTCTGATTCTTTTTGCATTCTTCATAGGTTCGCTGCCCTTCGGGCTGTACATTGCCAAAACGTTCCGGAACATCGACCCCAGAAAGGACGGCAGCTGCAACACCGGAGCCACCAACGTGGCCCGGCTCTGCGGAACACGCTACGGCATTGCCGTACTCGTGCTGGATGTTCTCAAGGGTGCGATCCCGGTGATCATGGCCAACATATGGGGGGCAGGCTGGATTCTTCTGTCCATCATCATGCTCGGTGCTGTGCTCGGCCACGTGTACTCCCCTTTCCTGAACTGGAAAGGCGGCAAGGCCGTGGCCACCACCATCGGCGTCTTTCTCGCGGCCTCGTTCTGGCCGGCCCTGTTTGCCGTGGCCGCCTGCGCCGCGGTCATCGCCCTTTCCGGCTACGTAAGCCTCGGCTCGCTGACCTTTGCGGTCTGCCTGCCCCTTTTCTCGCTGCTTTCAGGAAATATCCACCTGCTGCCTGTGGCGACCATCCTCATGGTGCTCATGTTCTGGCGACATCGGGAAAACATCCAGCGACTGGCACGTGGTGAGGAAAAACCCTGGCGCACAAAAAAAAGCAATCAAGACTAG
- a CDS encoding IMP cyclohydrolase: MSDLKNMYKTLQQDPFPNELTLKVGEQEMVFAKRTWDIDGETKGLRYGENPDQPAALFELKKSELEVGGVRFRGPGMGLVSALNESNMLQAGKHPGKINLTDVDNGLNILQYLSAKPAAVILKHNNPCGAAWTEDGLATAMQRAFECDRIAAFGGAIVVNRTLDKATADIINNAYFEVVAAPKFEPDALEELKKRKNLRILEIPGINELASFSKDPFLDIKSLMDGGMVVQFSFRNRILSTGDFIPAAAEKDGESFTARAPSAKEADDLLFAWAVEAGVTSNSVLFVKDGTTTAIGTGEQDRVGCVMLAISKAYTKYADMLAFSKLGKSLFELKLAARNDAEMAKELETIEAETKEARGGLPGSVAVSDGFFPFRDGVDLCIDEGISAIAQPGGSIRDHEIIQAVNEASPQVAMVFTGQRSFKH, from the coding sequence ATGAGCGATCTCAAGAACATGTACAAGACCCTGCAACAGGACCCGTTTCCCAACGAACTGACCCTGAAAGTCGGCGAGCAGGAAATGGTCTTTGCCAAACGGACCTGGGACATCGACGGCGAGACCAAAGGCCTGCGCTACGGTGAAAACCCGGACCAGCCCGCGGCACTGTTCGAACTCAAGAAAAGCGAACTCGAAGTCGGCGGCGTGCGCTTCCGCGGTCCGGGCATGGGACTTGTTTCCGCCCTGAATGAATCCAACATGCTGCAGGCGGGCAAACACCCCGGCAAGATCAACCTCACGGACGTGGACAACGGGCTGAACATCCTGCAATACCTTTCGGCAAAACCTGCGGCCGTCATCCTCAAGCACAACAACCCCTGCGGCGCGGCGTGGACCGAAGACGGGCTGGCCACGGCCATGCAGCGGGCCTTCGAGTGCGACCGCATCGCGGCCTTCGGCGGAGCCATCGTGGTCAACCGTACGCTGGACAAAGCCACGGCCGACATCATCAACAACGCCTATTTCGAGGTCGTCGCCGCACCCAAATTCGAGCCCGACGCTCTGGAAGAGCTCAAAAAACGTAAAAATCTCCGCATACTCGAGATTCCGGGCATCAACGAACTGGCTTCGTTCAGCAAGGACCCGTTCCTGGATATCAAATCACTGATGGATGGCGGCATGGTCGTGCAATTCTCCTTCCGCAACCGCATTCTCTCCACCGGGGACTTCATTCCCGCTGCCGCCGAAAAAGACGGAGAATCCTTTACGGCCCGCGCACCTTCGGCCAAGGAAGCGGACGACCTGCTCTTTGCATGGGCCGTTGAAGCGGGCGTGACCTCCAACTCGGTGCTTTTTGTCAAGGACGGAACTACCACCGCCATCGGCACCGGCGAGCAGGACCGTGTGGGGTGCGTCATGCTGGCCATCAGCAAGGCCTACACCAAATATGCGGACATGCTTGCATTTTCCAAACTGGGCAAATCCCTCTTTGAGCTCAAGCTGGCCGCGCGCAACGATGCGGAAATGGCCAAGGAGCTCGAAACCATCGAGGCCGAAACCAAAGAGGCCCGGGGCGGACTGCCCGGCTCGGTGGCGGTTTCCGACGGTTTCTTCCCGTTCCGCGACGGCGTGGACCTGTGCATCGACGAAGGTATCTCCGCCATTGCCCAGCCCGGCGGTTCGATCCGCGACCACGAGATCATCCAGGCCGTGAACGAGGCCTCCCCGCAGGTGGCCATGGTCTTCACCGGCCAACGCTCCTTCAAGCACTGA
- a CDS encoding tetratricopeptide repeat protein produces MSGHLDYEINKELGECYLFMGELEKAEEYYKKAIGSNGVHPDPYLGLATIAVQRGALEEALSLYHKAHNVEATDKSFAGIGLIELENGKHEEAYSMFTQALDKNSECMVALFSLIRLGHEMERLEDIIPYLKNFLEIQPDKFEVRYALAGCYVCLDRKDEARTELERILEADPANEQALELLAQIQA; encoded by the coding sequence ATGAGTGGTCATCTGGATTACGAAATCAACAAGGAACTCGGTGAATGCTACCTGTTCATGGGTGAACTGGAGAAAGCCGAGGAGTACTACAAGAAAGCCATAGGCTCCAACGGCGTGCATCCCGACCCGTATCTCGGGCTTGCCACCATCGCGGTACAGCGCGGCGCTCTGGAAGAGGCCTTGTCCCTGTATCACAAGGCGCACAATGTCGAAGCCACGGACAAGAGTTTCGCCGGCATCGGTCTTATTGAGCTGGAGAATGGCAAGCATGAAGAGGCATACTCCATGTTCACCCAGGCTCTGGACAAGAATTCCGAGTGCATGGTGGCATTGTTCAGCCTGATCAGGCTCGGACACGAGATGGAGCGCCTTGAGGACATTATTCCATATCTCAAGAATTTCCTGGAGATTCAGCCGGACAAGTTCGAAGTGCGTTATGCGCTTGCCGGATGTTACGTCTGCCTTGATCGCAAGGATGAGGCCCGGACGGAACTCGAGCGTATTCTCGAGGCTGACCCGGCCAACGAGCAGGCTCTGGAACTGCTGGCGCAGATCCAGGCATAA
- a CDS encoding ribonuclease catalytic domain-containing protein, which yields MSKSLTHIRPGAVVEFMHGDQPQLAWVLEEQSGKLRIWTINKREMKLPAARVLPWYGPGHDPGCSRQEIQDRLNAHQERRGEIQAGLNVMELWDLAQGELDKAKLEWFADLLWEDAGPDQLAALGRAMLSAKTHFKFRPPYFEIYPEETVELRLKTQAEEKEREAVVRAGSDLFKALWEARMHGCDAKTPRMDDDVTERLKQLLLDQIAKQADDKSEKIWTAVRKGLPDIPHLALLLAQKWGVLPPHHNYLLDEAGYEWGNDWSKRHQKALSEQFGCFESLRTEPEDTPFVSIDGSTTRDIDDAFHVSRTEDGYRLQLALARPMLCWDFGSELDKDVFERASSLYLPEGSTHMMPEELGTGLFSLFEGQDRPAMIADFDLDPDGAIRSATPRLGWVRIQKNDTYENAERVLSENGDEHLALAHELASLLIKGRIANGACIIRKPEPIVTVEGEGHDAAVCVTMKEACPEAELIVSEFMILANCGLALWGQENNVPLLHRTQDIALPAEAAGIFTDPTEILPRVRLLLPAQTELQPKRHAALGVPAYTSITSPLRRYLDFVNMAQVCSMLEKGEPRLDTDRLESLLTHLSPRMSAVSQVQRFRPRYWKLHYLSRERKKLREAIVVDENGPLPNLAMPELQINVRVPRKLLGDKLYPGQRFQINFGRIDPLTNEIKVAEALED from the coding sequence ATGTCAAAATCGCTGACCCATATCCGCCCCGGAGCCGTGGTGGAATTCATGCACGGTGACCAGCCGCAACTGGCCTGGGTTCTTGAAGAACAGTCCGGGAAGCTCAGGATATGGACCATCAACAAAAGGGAGATGAAACTCCCTGCCGCACGGGTTTTGCCATGGTACGGTCCGGGGCACGATCCCGGTTGCAGCCGGCAGGAAATCCAGGACAGGCTCAACGCCCATCAGGAACGGCGCGGAGAGATACAGGCCGGACTGAACGTCATGGAACTTTGGGACCTCGCACAGGGAGAACTGGACAAGGCCAAGCTCGAATGGTTTGCGGACTTGCTCTGGGAAGATGCCGGGCCGGATCAGCTGGCAGCCCTGGGGCGGGCCATGCTTTCCGCCAAAACACATTTCAAGTTTCGGCCGCCCTACTTTGAAATCTATCCCGAAGAGACCGTTGAGCTGCGCCTCAAGACGCAGGCCGAGGAAAAGGAACGGGAAGCCGTGGTCCGGGCGGGATCAGACCTGTTCAAGGCGTTGTGGGAAGCACGCATGCACGGCTGCGACGCAAAAACGCCGCGTATGGACGACGACGTGACCGAGCGGCTCAAACAGCTCCTGCTGGACCAGATCGCCAAGCAGGCCGACGACAAAAGCGAAAAGATCTGGACCGCGGTACGAAAGGGATTGCCGGACATACCCCACCTTGCCCTGTTGCTGGCTCAAAAATGGGGAGTGCTCCCGCCGCACCACAACTATCTGCTGGACGAAGCCGGATACGAATGGGGCAATGACTGGAGCAAACGTCATCAGAAGGCACTTTCCGAACAGTTCGGATGCTTCGAATCGTTGCGCACGGAACCGGAAGACACACCTTTCGTCAGCATTGACGGCAGCACGACCAGAGATATCGACGATGCATTTCACGTCAGCCGCACAGAAGACGGTTATCGGCTGCAGCTGGCTCTTGCCCGTCCCATGCTCTGCTGGGACTTCGGCTCCGAGCTGGACAAGGATGTTTTCGAACGCGCATCCAGCCTGTACCTTCCCGAAGGCTCCACCCACATGATGCCCGAGGAACTGGGCACCGGGCTGTTCAGCCTGTTCGAAGGGCAGGACCGGCCGGCCATGATCGCCGACTTTGACCTTGATCCGGACGGGGCCATTCGCTCGGCAACACCGCGCCTCGGCTGGGTCCGCATCCAGAAAAACGACACCTACGAAAATGCGGAACGGGTCCTGTCGGAAAACGGCGATGAACATCTGGCCCTTGCTCACGAACTGGCCAGCCTGCTGATCAAGGGACGCATTGCCAACGGCGCATGCATCATCCGCAAGCCAGAACCCATCGTCACGGTGGAAGGCGAAGGCCACGACGCCGCGGTCTGTGTGACCATGAAGGAAGCCTGCCCTGAAGCCGAACTCATCGTCAGCGAATTCATGATACTGGCCAACTGCGGCCTGGCCCTGTGGGGACAGGAAAACAATGTCCCCCTGCTGCACCGCACGCAGGACATTGCCCTGCCCGCAGAGGCTGCGGGAATCTTCACGGACCCCACGGAAATACTGCCCCGAGTCCGCCTGCTGCTGCCCGCACAAACGGAACTGCAGCCCAAACGCCACGCCGCGCTGGGCGTCCCTGCGTACACGTCCATCACCTCCCCCCTGCGCAGGTATCTTGATTTCGTGAATATGGCCCAGGTCTGCTCCATGTTGGAAAAAGGAGAGCCCCGGCTTGATACCGACAGGCTGGAATCACTGCTCACGCACCTTTCCCCGCGCATGAGTGCGGTCTCGCAGGTACAACGGTTCCGCCCGCGCTATTGGAAGCTGCATTATCTTTCCCGCGAACGCAAAAAGCTTCGGGAGGCCATTGTGGTGGACGAAAACGGTCCGCTGCCCAACCTTGCCATGCCGGAACTGCAAATCAATGTTCGCGTGCCCCGCAAACTGCTGGGGGACAAACTCTACCCGGGCCAGCGTTTTCAGATCAATTTCGGAAGAATCGATCCGCTGACCAATGAAATCAAGGTTGCCGAAGCCCTGGAAGACTGA
- a CDS encoding FAD-dependent oxidoreductase → MNEAMNFNFLRHTPLPPNGRKVAVIGAGPSGLAAAGYLGGMGYQVEVYDKLPKPGGLMTFGIPSHRIPSARIDAGVRILERTLGVNFHCKTKVCCSAPLHEEEGDHFSWDMIGLGELVEEHDAVIICTGSWKSRRLNIPGEELEGVYSGLEFLFPIRAARYDTRNMHTPDVAGKNVVVIGAGHSAMDAAHAALHLEAAKVSVVYRRTKQDAPCGTFEIDRLLELGAEWIDKSSPVSIQGDDHVKELQIEGPDGKKTLPADAVIGAIGEIPTPPFAGELGLENIRKGDVRWLNMTAINNVFVAGDVLSGPSKVGKAVESGLKAARSLANWLDMQSHDPDARFSEQERYKGGRS, encoded by the coding sequence ATGAACGAAGCCATGAACTTCAATTTTCTGCGCCATACCCCACTGCCGCCCAACGGGCGCAAGGTGGCGGTCATCGGGGCCGGACCTTCCGGCCTTGCCGCTGCGGGCTACCTCGGCGGCATGGGCTATCAGGTGGAGGTCTATGACAAGTTGCCCAAACCCGGCGGCCTGATGACCTTCGGCATTCCCAGCCACCGCATTCCTTCCGCACGCATCGACGCGGGCGTGCGCATTCTTGAACGCACACTGGGCGTCAATTTCCATTGTAAAACCAAAGTCTGCTGCTCGGCTCCCCTGCACGAAGAGGAAGGCGATCATTTCTCCTGGGACATGATCGGACTGGGCGAACTGGTGGAAGAGCACGACGCCGTTATCATCTGCACGGGGTCATGGAAATCCCGCAGGCTGAATATTCCGGGCGAGGAATTGGAAGGCGTGTATTCCGGTCTTGAATTCCTTTTCCCCATCCGCGCCGCCCGCTACGACACGCGCAACATGCACACACCGGACGTTGCCGGCAAAAACGTCGTGGTCATCGGTGCGGGACATTCTGCCATGGACGCGGCCCATGCGGCCCTGCATCTTGAAGCGGCCAAGGTTTCCGTGGTCTATCGACGCACCAAACAGGACGCGCCCTGCGGCACGTTTGAAATAGACCGCCTCCTCGAACTGGGGGCCGAATGGATCGACAAGAGTTCCCCCGTCTCCATTCAGGGCGACGACCACGTGAAGGAACTGCAGATCGAAGGTCCTGACGGTAAAAAGACCCTGCCCGCGGACGCGGTGATCGGGGCCATCGGCGAAATCCCAACACCGCCCTTTGCCGGGGAACTGGGGCTGGAAAACATCCGCAAGGGCGATGTCCGCTGGCTGAACATGACCGCCATCAACAACGTATTTGTGGCCGGCGACGTGCTCAGCGGCCCGAGCAAGGTCGGCAAGGCCGTGGAATCCGGCCTCAAGGCTGCCCGCTCGCTGGCCAACTGGCTGGACATGCAAAGCCATGATCCGGACGCGCGCTTCTCTGAGCAGGAACGCTACAAGGGAGGCCGCTCATGA
- a CDS encoding 4Fe-4S dicluster domain-containing protein: protein MSSEKTLFIDYSKCIGCETCEAVCGFINDKPRIHMTRTRDGLMVPLYCHHCKDAHCAKVCKKGAIARDRDGALVLQTMLCRGCETRQCILACPFGAIFATATGVAVRKCDLCASRRDLGMAPACVEMCPCGAVMFVDREDVDHLATEESEASLKRVIEHIRPAVRRKA from the coding sequence ATGAGTTCGGAAAAAACCCTGTTCATCGACTACAGCAAATGCATCGGCTGCGAAACCTGTGAGGCCGTGTGCGGCTTTATCAACGACAAGCCGCGCATCCACATGACCCGGACCCGTGACGGTCTCATGGTTCCCCTGTACTGCCACCACTGCAAGGACGCCCATTGCGCCAAGGTCTGCAAGAAAGGCGCGATCGCCCGCGACAGGGACGGGGCACTGGTGTTGCAGACCATGCTCTGCCGGGGTTGCGAAACACGCCAGTGCATTCTGGCCTGTCCGTTCGGCGCCATTTTCGCTACGGCCACGGGAGTTGCCGTGCGCAAATGCGACCTGTGCGCATCCCGGCGCGACCTTGGCATGGCCCCGGCCTGCGTGGAGATGTGCCCGTGCGGTGCGGTCATGTTCGTGGACCGGGAAGATGTTGACCACCTGGCCACCGAGGAATCCGAGGCCAGTCTCAAACGGGTCATCGAGCACATCCGCCCGGCAGTACGCCGAAAGGCCTGA
- the flgC gene encoding flagellar basal body rod protein FlgC, protein MDFMSALDIGSSGLKAQRSHLNVISMNLANIRTTRTMEGGPYRRKSVSFESSPVYSPFDKAMQDASNRDLHGVRVNGVTVDQRPFKEVFDPNHPDANDQGYVYYPDINVVEEMTNMMTAMRGYEANVQTIQTVKNMFNKALTIGQ, encoded by the coding sequence ATGGATTTCATGAGCGCACTCGACATCGGTTCGTCCGGGCTCAAGGCGCAGCGTTCGCACCTGAACGTCATCTCCATGAACCTGGCCAACATCCGGACCACGCGGACCATGGAAGGCGGCCCCTACCGCCGCAAAAGCGTGTCCTTCGAGTCCAGCCCGGTCTACTCGCCTTTTGACAAGGCCATGCAGGACGCCAGTAACCGCGACCTGCACGGCGTTCGTGTCAACGGCGTGACCGTGGACCAGCGTCCGTTCAAGGAAGTTTTCGACCCCAACCACCCGGACGCCAACGACCAGGGATACGTTTATTACCCCGACATCAACGTGGTCGAGGAAATGACCAACATGATGACGGCCATGCGCGGCTACGAGGCCAACGTGCAGACCATCCAGACCGTGAAGAACATGTTCAACAAAGCCCTGACCATCGGGCAATAG
- the flgB gene encoding flagellar basal body rod protein FlgB encodes MKEMFGTHINVTAKVLDLRLERQNLVMGNIANANTPEYKPRKLEFEDQLQTALALNMKGKLTKTDKMHMPAAFDPNGFQGDELKEFKPRYVYGEDSVDMEKEVAAMAKNNLMYNALTSVIKKNFTGLEKIISEGAK; translated from the coding sequence ATGAAAGAAATGTTCGGAACACATATCAACGTGACAGCCAAGGTGCTGGACCTGCGACTGGAACGTCAAAATCTCGTCATGGGCAACATCGCCAACGCCAACACTCCGGAATACAAGCCCAGAAAACTCGAATTCGAGGACCAGCTGCAGACCGCGCTGGCTCTGAACATGAAAGGCAAGCTGACCAAAACGGACAAGATGCATATGCCCGCGGCCTTTGATCCCAACGGCTTCCAGGGCGACGAACTCAAAGAGTTCAAGCCCCGCTACGTGTACGGCGAAGATTCCGTGGATATGGAAAAGGAAGTGGCGGCCATGGCCAAGAACAACCTGATGTACAACGCCCTGACCAGCGTCATCAAAAAGAATTTCACAGGGCTTGAAAAAATCATCAGCGAAGGAGCCAAGTAA